The genomic region CATGACTGCTTGACTACCCGATGGCGTGCTGTGAGCCCCCTTCGTCGCGGAAGACTGGGTCGAAACGGTATCGACAGCGGACTTTTGCTTCGATGGCTTTTGGGTAATGAATGGCTCAGTCGCAGATTGCGGTTTGGATTGGGAATATGTCTCGGGTTTGGTTTGCGCCGGTTTTACGGGAAGCACTCTGGACGGCCGGATTTCTGCAGGCACCGGATTATCAGCAATCGAGGCTTTGTTGAGGTCAAGCTGCTCCCCTGACTTTTCAGGCTTGATCGGCAAAGGTTTTATCTTTTTGTCCTTAACAGGTGTTCGTTCAGCAATTTTCGGGGCTTGTTCCGTTGCAACGGCTGGCGAGCCGGGTACCTGAATGAGCTGTTTCAGAATGCCGCTGGGTTCCTCGGCCAACAGCACCCCCCGAACCTGATTGATCACCTGTACCTTACGCATGGGAGAAAGAACATCGGTCACCAGCCAACCTTTCTCTTCCAGGGTCTTGATAAAAAGGTTTTGCTCGACATGGAGTTTTTGCGCCGTGTCCGGAAACGGCAATAACCATTTTCCCTGAGCCTCCAACAGAGCGACGCTCCACTGTAAATTTCCCGAGTTTATTTCGTCAGCCAGTTGAATGAGCCATTCTCCAGCCAAACCGTGGGCATGTAGCCAATTTCTAGCTGCATCGACACTGTCGACTTTAAACAGAGGGGTGACTGTTCCTACGTTGCTTGCCTCGGGAGTGAGTGAGATGTTTGGACGTTTAATTTTTTTCGATATCCCGGCCTTTTCTATGGGCTGTAAGGCTGGTTTAGAAATAGCTGTATCAGCGTTTATCGATTCCACTCTGGCAGTCGGGTTTAACGGCGTGTCACTCATTTCATCCTTATTCAACTGATCTTGGTATTCCGGAAGGACCCGCTGATCAGGCGCCGTCGCAATTCCCGGGTTGCTGGCAAGCGTGTCATTCTGCTCTTGATTGATTCCCATGGCCGACGTGGCCATCGAGCCATCAGCTCCCAAAGATGTTGCCATCGGTGCACTCGGTTGAGCCTCTTCTGTCCCTCCTGGTTTGGCTTGTTCCGACTCGGCTTTAACGGCTGACTGGAGGTCTTCCTCGACTTCGATCCCTTCGATGGCAACCGGCGGCTCATTGCTATAAATCAATTCCGTTGAAGCCAGACGCAGCATGTACAAGACCACATCCAATCCCGGAGGCTGCATGCGCCAATAACGATAATGCCGGCCATCAGGCAAGGTCTTCGGAATTGCCAGGCCGCGCTCGATCAAAATATCGGCCAAGGTATCTTCATCGCGCGGAATGCCGGGGACTTTGTCCTTGGCGAGCAGGTCAACGATATCCTGAGCGCCGGTCCGCCAGACAATATGAATGCCTTCCTTGAACCGCCAGATGCGCGCTCCCTTTTCATTGGCGAGCCAGTGCCCCGACTTGATCAAGCGCCGCATGGCATCGAACAGGTATTTTTCAACCGGCATTCCCATCGCCGAATCGACGGTATGATAATGCGCTTTCAAGTCCCGCTCGACGCTCTTCCGATCCGCCGCCATGACCAGTTCATATAATTTCGCACCGCGGTCCAGGCCGTGGATGGCTTCCAGCATCGCCTGCATGATGTCGGGGCCTGGCGCCAACAGATAAGTCCTCGAAGCCCGGGTGAGTACCCGCTCGATCACCAGGGCGGAGAACTGTTCATGGCGCTTGTGGCGGTTTTCCCGCCAGCGCAAAAAATAACGGTCGATGCCATGTTGAGATGCCCAGTCGGTGAGATTTTCTTCACAGGGATTCCAGAGTTGCTTACCCTCTCTGTCAACGACCGCGATATCGGAAACCGGTTTACCGATGTCATGCAGCAAACCCGCAAAACACACCGCCAGGCGCCAACGCAGCTCTTGCGCTTTGCGTTCACGCGGCGTGGCATGGGTCGCAAACAAACAGCCTTGCGCGGCCTGTGTTGCCCAATGCGCCACTTCCAAGCCATGCCGGAACAGACCGCCGGCGCCGCGATGATGGTGCGACTCTGAAGCCGGCAACAGATGGCTGAAGGCTGCATAACACGCAATGACGGGAGCCGCAATGGTCTGATACAGATCGTCCGGCAAGGACAGCGCATGTTCGATCGCTTTGATCAGCTCGACCTGGCTTGACAGGATGCGCTCGACCGGCGCCGCCGGCAGCCCTTTCATGAACGGCGGATAACGCGGAATCTCCTCTTCGGGCGCTGGCGACTGAACGGTTGATAACGCCAGACGTTGGCCCAACAGACGGTTCCCCAAGCGGTTGATGAAGCCAGTGTTAATTTTTCCCATAACGGCTCATCGTGGCAAACATCTGGGCGGCATGCCTGACAAAAGATGTCCAAAAGCCCAATCTTTTACGGTATCGCAATGGTTGATTGCTTCTACGGTGATGATTTTTTCAAATCACCCCGGAGCCACCATGAAATCGAAATTCCTGCCCTCTTTCCTCCTCATTAACTCACTGTTGAGCACGGGTTGCGCCCATCATGCCCCGTCGGCAGAGGTGAGCGAGACTGTGATCGCGTCGCTGTTACCCAAAGCCTCATTTGAGCTGCCTTGGCGTCTGGATCATGCCTGGCAAGGTGGTGAGATTGGTGGCGCGGCGTTACGGGCGGCGTCGATTGAGCATGTGGTCCGGCAGGTCGACAACCCCATTTCGGTTTCGTCATACGGATCAGACTTAGCGCCAAATAAACATGGCATCGACAACAAAGCTGTTACACCTTCAAGCCCAAGTGACAAGGAGGCCGTCGAACGTGCCTGGCGGAAGTATTGTCATCACCAACTCGACATGACAGCAGAGGACCACACTCTCATCGACCGCACGCCGGTTCCTAAGTCCATCCTGAAACAAGGCTGCAACCCTA from Methylosarcina fibrata AML-C10 harbors:
- the mobH gene encoding MobH family relaxase, whose protein sequence is MGKINTGFINRLGNRLLGQRLALSTVQSPAPEEEIPRYPPFMKGLPAAPVERILSSQVELIKAIEHALSLPDDLYQTIAAPVIACYAAFSHLLPASESHHHRGAGGLFRHGLEVAHWATQAAQGCLFATHATPRERKAQELRWRLAVCFAGLLHDIGKPVSDIAVVDREGKQLWNPCEENLTDWASQHGIDRYFLRWRENRHKRHEQFSALVIERVLTRASRTYLLAPGPDIMQAMLEAIHGLDRGAKLYELVMAADRKSVERDLKAHYHTVDSAMGMPVEKYLFDAMRRLIKSGHWLANEKGARIWRFKEGIHIVWRTGAQDIVDLLAKDKVPGIPRDEDTLADILIERGLAIPKTLPDGRHYRYWRMQPPGLDVVLYMLRLASTELIYSNEPPVAIEGIEVEEDLQSAVKAESEQAKPGGTEEAQPSAPMATSLGADGSMATSAMGINQEQNDTLASNPGIATAPDQRVLPEYQDQLNKDEMSDTPLNPTARVESINADTAISKPALQPIEKAGISKKIKRPNISLTPEASNVGTVTPLFKVDSVDAARNWLHAHGLAGEWLIQLADEINSGNLQWSVALLEAQGKWLLPFPDTAQKLHVEQNLFIKTLEEKGWLVTDVLSPMRKVQVINQVRGVLLAEEPSGILKQLIQVPGSPAVATEQAPKIAERTPVKDKKIKPLPIKPEKSGEQLDLNKASIADNPVPAEIRPSRVLPVKPAQTKPETYSQSKPQSATEPFITQKPSKQKSAVDTVSTQSSATKGAHSTPSGSQAVMALIDQLRQSRPVSNASPADKDWCIVEESDIVQCLQQHPGLKRSTLLREMASHPDFRNDDGGFKVRVGP